The following proteins are co-located in the Flectobacillus major DSM 103 genome:
- a CDS encoding alginate export family protein: MKKLLWLMGILSWNTLAFAQNSPVFKMLRYDENWTFLKKDTSNHWYNRLKYNQVGTSGKSYISVGGEVRYQYFAIKNEDWGDISTDKDGYVLTRYLAHIDYHINPTFRAFFQLQSSLANSRINPSPVEENTLDIHQAFADAFLWQQKDKSVLLRVGRQEMTYGSQRLIAVREAPNNRLAFDGIKFIFQQKNLKSDVFYTHPIANKAGIFDDAFNKNTQLWGFYSVINHASFLNNIDLYYLGIRKKQATYDAGKGEEIRHSIGTRIWKNKGDWQYDFEGVFQFGTFAQQQISAWTLSSNTTYQFSQVALKPKLGLKTEAISGDRNLSDNRLQTFNPLYPKGAYFGLAALIGPSNLFDFHPSLDLELNERLEFGIDYDIFWRLSRKDGIYAPNMSLIYSGKNTNDQFIGTQLSAEFNYQLNPFLFFRLEGTWFETGPYLKEVSTGKDILFTAVTTQFKF, from the coding sequence ATGAAAAAACTGTTGTGGCTAATGGGGATTTTAAGTTGGAATACCTTAGCATTTGCCCAAAATAGTCCAGTTTTTAAAATGTTGAGATACGATGAAAATTGGACTTTTCTTAAAAAAGACACAAGTAATCATTGGTATAATCGTTTGAAATATAATCAAGTAGGTACTTCTGGTAAAAGTTATATTTCGGTTGGTGGCGAAGTGAGGTATCAGTACTTCGCCATCAAAAACGAAGATTGGGGCGATATATCAACCGATAAAGACGGTTATGTATTGACTCGCTATTTGGCTCATATCGACTATCACATTAATCCTACTTTCAGAGCATTTTTTCAGTTGCAAAGTAGCCTTGCCAATAGCCGAATTAATCCGAGTCCAGTAGAAGAAAATACTTTAGATATTCACCAAGCTTTTGCAGATGCTTTTTTATGGCAACAAAAAGATAAATCAGTTCTGTTGAGAGTAGGTCGCCAAGAAATGACTTATGGTTCACAAAGATTGATTGCTGTGCGTGAAGCCCCCAACAATCGTTTGGCTTTTGATGGAATAAAATTTATTTTTCAACAAAAAAATCTGAAATCTGATGTCTTTTATACGCATCCAATCGCCAACAAAGCAGGCATTTTTGACGACGCTTTTAATAAAAATACTCAACTTTGGGGCTTTTATTCGGTCATTAATCATGCTTCTTTTTTAAATAATATCGACTTGTATTATTTGGGCATTCGCAAAAAACAAGCCACTTACGACGCTGGCAAAGGTGAAGAAATAAGACATTCGATAGGCACAAGAATCTGGAAAAACAAAGGCGATTGGCAGTATGATTTTGAAGGGGTTTTTCAGTTTGGCACATTTGCACAGCAACAAATTTCAGCTTGGACACTCTCGTCAAACACTACTTATCAGTTTAGTCAAGTGGCATTAAAACCTAAATTAGGCTTGAAAACAGAAGCCATTTCGGGCGATAGAAATTTGAGTGATAATCGTTTACAAACTTTCAATCCACTGTATCCCAAAGGAGCGTACTTTGGCTTGGCAGCACTAATTGGCCCATCCAATTTATTCGATTTTCACCCCTCGCTTGATTTGGAGTTGAATGAACGATTAGAATTTGGCATCGATTACGATATTTTCTGGCGACTCAGCCGAAAAGATGGCATTTATGCCCCCAATATGTCGCTGATTTATTCAGGAAAAAATACCAACGACCAGTTTATCGGTACACAATTGTCGGCAGAATTTAATTATCAACTCAATCCATTTTTATTCTTTCGGCTCGAAGGCACTTGGTTTGAAACAGGGCCTTATTTGAAGGAAGTAAGTACTGGTAAAGATATATTATTCACAGCGGTTACTACACAGTTCAAATTTTAA
- a CDS encoding hydrolase — translation MKKSILSLAFVVASFVGFAQKPSPMLLNPTNHALVLIDHESQMGFATKSIEMTDLRNNTAIVAGASKIFKIPTVVTTVAEKSFSGPVFPEVSEFYPQATSNYIDRTTMNTWEDVNAHKAIVDKGKKKIVLAGLWTSVCIVGPALSAISEGYDVYVITDASGDVSKEAHEQAVTRMVQAGAHPITAIQYLLELQRDWARSETYVPVTNLVKKYGGSYGIGIQYAHEMLKH, via the coding sequence ATGAAAAAGTCAATTCTTTCTCTCGCATTCGTAGTAGCATCATTTGTAGGATTTGCTCAAAAACCGTCTCCGATGTTGCTCAACCCAACCAACCACGCTTTAGTACTTATCGACCATGAATCACAAATGGGATTTGCTACAAAAAGTATCGAAATGACTGATTTACGCAACAATACAGCCATTGTAGCAGGTGCTTCAAAAATCTTCAAAATCCCGACAGTAGTAACTACGGTAGCTGAAAAATCATTCAGTGGGCCAGTTTTTCCTGAAGTTTCAGAGTTTTATCCACAAGCTACTTCAAATTATATCGACCGTACAACCATGAATACTTGGGAAGATGTAAATGCACACAAAGCAATTGTAGATAAAGGCAAGAAAAAAATCGTTTTAGCAGGTTTGTGGACTAGCGTTTGTATTGTAGGGCCAGCGTTGTCTGCCATCAGCGAAGGATATGACGTATATGTAATAACGGACGCAAGTGGAGACGTTTCAAAAGAAGCCCATGAACAAGCCGTAACTCGTATGGTTCAAGCTGGAGCACACCCCATTACAGCTATCCAGTACTTATTAGAATTACAACGTGACTGGGCTCGTAGCGAAACGTATGTACCTGTAACTAACCTTGTGAAAAAATACGGTGGTTCTTACGGTATTGGTATCCAATATGCACACGAAATGTTGAAACACTAA
- a CDS encoding amidohydrolase has product MKTLSTLAIILFVLAGNTFAQQKADMILFNGKVNTLDDTHQKAEAVAILGNKILAVGTNKEILKLKNAKTKLVDAQQKTIVPGLFDSHLHVIRGGRFYNTELRWDGVKSLKRALEMLKEQAQRTPEGQWVRVVGGWNEYQFEEKRLPTIQEINDATGNTPTFILYLYGKAWLNQAGIKKLNITGETPNPIAGLIEKDSNGNPTGLLVAEPNAFILYSTLAKLPELNTEEKINSTLQYMSELNRLGVTAVMDAGGGFQNFPDDYNITDSLNKAGKITVRLPYYLFAQKKGTELKDYTRWTGMVDLEHQHGNGINEIDYHVEGGGENLVADAADFENFLFPRPELPNSMESSLKPVLQLLVKNRWPFRLHATYNESISRDLAVIEEVNKETPLNGLVWFFDHAETISEENMQRIKALGGGIAIQHRMAFQGESFIHRYGKNAALASPPVKRMLELGIPVGLGTDGTRVASYNPWVSLYWIISGKTVGGTQVMAKENTVDRNTALKLITAGGYSLIKEQNKGKIQAGYLADLIVLSDDYFEVAEEKIKDITSELTIVDGKVVFGTSTFQSVAPQALPVIPSWSPVKYYGGYQTK; this is encoded by the coding sequence ATGAAAACTTTATCCACACTCGCAATCATACTTTTTGTGTTGGCTGGCAATACTTTTGCCCAACAAAAAGCTGATATGATTCTTTTCAACGGAAAAGTAAATACGCTCGACGATACGCATCAAAAAGCCGAAGCGGTGGCGATACTTGGTAATAAAATCTTGGCGGTGGGTACAAACAAAGAGATTTTAAAACTGAAAAATGCCAAAACAAAATTGGTAGATGCTCAACAAAAAACCATTGTGCCGGGTTTGTTCGATAGCCATTTGCACGTGATTCGTGGGGGACGCTTTTACAATACAGAATTACGTTGGGACGGTGTAAAAAGCCTAAAACGTGCTTTGGAGATGTTAAAAGAACAAGCCCAAAGAACACCAGAAGGACAATGGGTAAGAGTAGTTGGTGGTTGGAACGAATACCAATTTGAAGAAAAACGCCTTCCTACTATCCAAGAAATCAACGATGCCACTGGTAATACGCCTACTTTTATTTTGTACTTATATGGCAAAGCATGGCTGAATCAGGCAGGTATCAAAAAATTGAATATCACTGGCGAAACGCCGAATCCTATTGCAGGATTAATCGAAAAAGATAGCAACGGAAACCCAACAGGCTTGTTGGTAGCTGAACCGAATGCCTTTATTTTATACTCTACTTTGGCAAAACTTCCTGAATTGAATACCGAAGAAAAAATCAATTCTACGCTACAATACATGAGCGAACTTAATCGCTTGGGCGTAACGGCTGTGATGGATGCAGGAGGGGGCTTTCAGAATTTTCCCGATGATTATAACATTACTGACTCGCTCAACAAAGCAGGCAAAATTACAGTCAGACTTCCCTATTATCTTTTTGCACAGAAAAAAGGTACAGAGCTAAAAGATTATACTCGCTGGACTGGAATGGTTGACCTTGAGCATCAGCACGGAAATGGCATCAACGAAATAGATTATCATGTAGAAGGTGGTGGCGAAAACTTGGTTGCCGATGCCGCAGATTTTGAAAATTTCCTTTTCCCTCGTCCAGAATTGCCTAATTCGATGGAAAGTTCTTTGAAACCCGTTTTACAATTATTGGTTAAAAATCGCTGGCCCTTCCGTTTGCACGCCACTTACAACGAAAGTATTTCAAGGGATTTGGCTGTGATTGAAGAAGTAAACAAAGAAACGCCTCTGAACGGTTTAGTTTGGTTTTTTGACCATGCCGAAACCATCAGCGAAGAAAATATGCAGCGTATCAAGGCATTAGGTGGCGGTATTGCTATTCAGCACAGAATGGCTTTTCAAGGCGAAAGTTTTATTCATCGTTATGGAAAAAATGCTGCTTTGGCGAGCCCGCCAGTAAAAAGAATGCTTGAATTGGGCATTCCAGTAGGTTTGGGTACAGACGGTACTCGTGTGGCTTCGTACAACCCTTGGGTTTCGTTGTATTGGATTATTTCTGGAAAAACAGTCGGCGGCACACAAGTAATGGCAAAAGAAAATACAGTGGACAGAAATACAGCCTTGAAATTGATTACGGCAGGTGGTTATAGCCTTATCAAAGAACAAAATAAAGGTAAAATTCAAGCAGGATATTTGGCAGATTTGATTGTTTTGAGCGACGATTATTTTGAAGTAGCCGAAGAGAAAATCAAAGATATTACTTCCGAATTGACCATTGTTGACGGTAAAGTAGTGTTTGGTACAAGTACTTTCCAAAGCGTAGCACCGCAAGCTTTACCTGTTATTCCAAGTTGGAGTCCAGTGAAATATTATGGTGGTTATCAAACCAAATAG